The Jiangella sp. DSM 45060 genome contains the following window.
CCGGTCTCGAACGACTGCAGGATGACCGCTGCGTTCCGGTGGTCCAGCCCGTTCGCCCGCAGCTGCGCGACCAGCGGCTCCTCCAGCGACAGCCCGATCGAGTCGAAGTACGTCGGGTGCTTCGTCTCCGGGTAGACGCCGACCGGCTGCCCGTCGCAGGTGCGGGACGTGCGGGCGAGGTCGAGCACCTCGTCGAGCGTCGGGACCTGGTAGAGCCCGTCGAACGCGGTGTTGGCCGGACGGGTCGCCGGGATGCGCTCCTTCGCCCGCAGCGTGCGCAGCTCGGCGAGGGTGAAGTCCTCGGTGAACCAGCCGGTGACGCCGACGCCGTCGATCACCTTGGTGGTGCGGCGCCCGGCGAACTCCGGGTGGGCCGCGACGTCGGTGGTGCCGCCGATCTCGTTCTCGTGCCGGGCCACCAGCACGCCGTCCTTCGTCGAGACGAGGTCGGGCTCGATGTAGTCGGCGCACTGCAGGATCGCGGTCTCGTACGCGGCCAGCGTGTGCTCCGGCCGGTACCCCGACGCGCCGCGGTGTCCGACGACCGTGACGCCGTCGTCGGAGGGCCGCGACGGGCGCAGGTCGACGATCGCCAGCTCGGTGTCGTCGGGGGAGCCGGTGACGCGCGCGTCGTTGCCCGGATAGTTGTTGTCGTTGCCGATCAGCATGCGGCCGTCCTTCAGCCGCAGCACGGTCTCGAACGACTGCACCGGCAGCGCGTAGGTGTCGCCCAGGCCGTAGCCCTCGCCGGCGTCGATGCCCAGCGGGTTGTCGATGCGCAGCGCGTCGAGCACCAGCGTCTTGCGGACGTAGCCGTCGCGGTCGCGGCGGTTGAGGTCGATCTCGTAGACGCGCTTGACGACGGACTGGCCGCCCTCGAAGTCGTCGCGCTCGATGATCCAGAACTTCCCGCGGCCGACGGTGAACGCGTCACCGATGACGTTGGCCTCCTGGTGCGTCTGGTAGCTCCAGGTCCGGCCGGTGTAGCGGTCCCGGCGGGTGTCGAACTCGTGGATCTCGCGACGCCGCTGGTCGGGGTCGTTCGTGTAGGCGCCCTCGACGATCGGGTAGAGGTAGCGACCGTCGGGCGAGGCGGCCATCGCCTCGAACCCGCGGCTGGACCGCACCAGCGGCGTCTCGCCCGGCGCGAGATACGGGCTCTGCGGCGACTTCAGCCCGCCCGGGAGCGGGACCGGCGGCTCCAGCAGCGTGCCGTCGGCGGCGAAGTGCAGGATGAACGGACCGAACTCCTCGCCCACCCAGAACGTGCCGTCCTTGGCCAGCACGACGGACTCGATGTCGAAGTCGGCGCCGGTGAGCAGCCGGTCCGGCGTCGACTCGTGGACGATCGGGAAGTCCAGGACGTGGTTGCGGTCGTTGTACGAGATGAACCGCTCGACCTCGATCTGCCCCGAGCCGGATCCCTCGGAGCCGGTGTTCCAGTCCGGCCGCATCAGGTAGTTGCGCAGCAGGAAGTCGGCCGAGTTGCCCTTCGAGCCGAACCCGTTGTCGGGCTGCGTCCAGAACGTGCCGTCGCCGTTGTCGACCATGGCCGAGAAGCCCGGGATGACCTGGCCGTCCCACGGGCCCTGGCGCCCGTTCGCCGGCGACGCCAGGGCGCCCGAGGGCGGCCCTTCGGCCAGGTAGTCGGCCGACAGCGTGGCCCGGCCCTCGAGGACGGGGTGCGTGACGGAGCCGCGGCCGGGCGGCTCGTGGTCTCCGGCGGCCGCGGCTGCCGGGAGCAGCAGGGTCGCGGCGACGGCGGCCGCGACGGAACGCGCGAGTGGAGTTCTCATCCGCCGATCACAACCGCGCCCTGCGACGACGACGCGACGTCGTCGTGAACGCCGCCCGGCGCACGGCCGAAGTCCCCGCGAACGGCCGCGTCACGTCAGGTGCCTGACGAAGAACCGGTCGCCGTCGTCCCCCTCGTGCGACGGGACGCCGGTGTGCCCGCCCATGTTCGCGTGCAGCGTCTTCTCCTGGCTGCCGAAGGCGTCGAACAGGTCCAGCGCCTGCTGCCGGTCGTTGCCTTCGTCGTCCCACTGCAACAGCACCAGCAGCGGGATGGTGACCTGCCGGGCCTCCTCGACCATGGCACGGGGCAC
Protein-coding sequences here:
- a CDS encoding esterase-like activity of phytase family protein encodes the protein MRTPLARSVAAAVAATLLLPAAAAAGDHEPPGRGSVTHPVLEGRATLSADYLAEGPPSGALASPANGRQGPWDGQVIPGFSAMVDNGDGTFWTQPDNGFGSKGNSADFLLRNYLMRPDWNTGSEGSGSGQIEVERFISYNDRNHVLDFPIVHESTPDRLLTGADFDIESVVLAKDGTFWVGEEFGPFILHFAADGTLLEPPVPLPGGLKSPQSPYLAPGETPLVRSSRGFEAMAASPDGRYLYPIVEGAYTNDPDQRRREIHEFDTRRDRYTGRTWSYQTHQEANVIGDAFTVGRGKFWIIERDDFEGGQSVVKRVYEIDLNRRDRDGYVRKTLVLDALRIDNPLGIDAGEGYGLGDTYALPVQSFETVLRLKDGRMLIGNDNNYPGNDARVTGSPDDTELAIVDLRPSRPSDDGVTVVGHRGASGYRPEHTLAAYETAILQCADYIEPDLVSTKDGVLVARHENEIGGTTDVAAHPEFAGRRTTKVIDGVGVTGWFTEDFTLAELRTLRAKERIPATRPANTAFDGLYQVPTLDEVLDLARTSRTCDGQPVGVYPETKHPTYFDSIGLSLEEPLVAQLRANGLDHRNAAVILQSFETGNLKELDGMTDVPLAQLISSSGAPYDLVAAGDPRTYADLATADGLRAIARYADGVGLEKNVMIPRTASGTLGQPTPVIGDAHRAGLEVHGWTFRRENQFLPAEFRSSADPNAVGDVEGEIRVFLEAGMDGFFTDNPDLGSAAVED